One part of the Dyadobacter sp. 676 genome encodes these proteins:
- a CDS encoding 6-carboxytetrahydropterin synthase — MVQKVAVFRKEHFNAAHRLHNPEWSDEKNETVFGKCNNPNFHGHNYELIVQVTGPLDPDTGYVMDMKVLSTILKESVIDRFDHRNLNLDVEEFKTLNPTAENIAVVIYSIIRPKIHSGLDLKIRLYETERNFVEYPVQ, encoded by the coding sequence ATGGTGCAAAAGGTGGCGGTGTTCCGGAAGGAGCACTTTAATGCGGCCCATCGTCTTCACAATCCGGAATGGTCGGATGAAAAGAACGAGACGGTTTTCGGAAAGTGCAACAATCCCAACTTTCACGGACACAATTATGAGCTGATCGTGCAGGTTACCGGCCCGTTGGACCCCGACACCGGCTATGTAATGGATATGAAAGTCCTCAGCACCATATTGAAGGAATCTGTCATCGACCGGTTTGACCACCGGAACCTGAATCTCGACGTTGAAGAATTCAAAACCCTCAATCCAACCGCGGAAAATATCGCGGTGGTTATCTATTCAATTATAAGACCTAAAATTCACTCAGGTCTCGACCTGAAAATCAGATTATATGAAACAGAACGGAATTTTGTCGAGTATCCGGTCCAGTGA
- the folE gene encoding GTP cyclohydrolase I FolE — protein sequence MKQNGILSSIRSSEALDIEEVGDDHLFSGIETPLRKDAFAMEDELKMELIEKHFRHIMEIMGLDMTDDSLKGTPKRVAKMYIKEVFSGLDPKNKPAVTLFDNKYKYNQMLVEKDISVFSNCEHHFVPIYGKAHVAYISSGKVIGLSKLNRIVEYYSKRPQVQERLTVQIANELKQALQTEDVAVVIDAQHMCVQSRGIRDSGSSTVTAYYGGKFEEETTKKEFLSYLGM from the coding sequence ATGAAACAGAACGGAATTTTGTCGAGTATCCGGTCCAGTGAGGCTTTGGACATTGAAGAGGTTGGTGACGATCATTTGTTTTCAGGAATAGAGACGCCCCTCCGCAAGGACGCTTTCGCGATGGAGGATGAGCTTAAAATGGAGCTGATCGAGAAGCATTTCCGTCATATCATGGAGATCATGGGTCTGGATATGACCGACGACAGTCTCAAAGGCACGCCGAAACGGGTTGCGAAAATGTATATAAAGGAGGTTTTCAGTGGCCTCGACCCGAAGAACAAACCGGCTGTCACGCTTTTCGACAATAAATACAAATACAATCAAATGCTGGTGGAGAAGGATATTTCGGTGTTCTCCAACTGCGAGCACCACTTTGTCCCTATTTATGGCAAGGCCCATGTAGCCTATATTTCGAGCGGAAAAGTGATCGGCTTATCGAAACTGAACCGGATTGTAGAATATTATTCCAAACGTCCGCAGGTGCAGGAGCGGCTTACCGTGCAAATTGCCAACGAGTTGAAGCAGGCATTGCAAACCGAGGACGTGGCGGTGGTAATCGACGCCCAGCACATGTGCGTGCAGTCGCGCGGCATACGCGATTCGGGCAGCTCGACGGTGACCGCATATTACGGCGGGAAGTTTGAAGAGGAGACGACCAAAAAGGAGTTCCTCAGCTACCTGGGGATGTAA
- a CDS encoding sugar MFS transporter: MSKKNSYLGPLFIIGILFFVMGFVTWVNGTLITFFKKAFSLDNTSSYLVTFAFFISYTVMAIPCSMVLKKTGFKNGMSLALIVMALGTLIFIPAAEMASYPLFLVGLFTIGIGLTVLQTASNPYATILGPRESAAQRISIMGIANKSAGIISQVIFGKLLLAGATDTDPKAELDKVAMPYLVLTAVLVALAVIIRMSRGLVEVSEEEDDAPVAAQQATAQKTSVLQFPNLVLGVLALFCYVGAEVIAGDTIISYGVSLGFPEEEARLFGTYTLYGMMTGYILGIVLIPRYVSQQAYLMFSAVLGLVVTVIAINSTGFTSVLCIAILGFANAVIWPALWPLALSGLGKFTKIASALLVMGISGGAILPLVYGSIADSIGSTQKAYWILVPLYIYMLYFGLIGHKKKSW; this comes from the coding sequence ATGAGCAAAAAGAACAGTTACCTGGGCCCCCTCTTCATTATCGGCATTCTATTCTTTGTGATGGGTTTCGTCACATGGGTTAACGGAACACTGATCACCTTCTTCAAAAAAGCATTTTCGCTCGACAATACCAGCTCCTACCTGGTAACATTTGCTTTTTTCATCTCCTACACCGTAATGGCCATCCCCTGTTCGATGGTTTTGAAAAAGACCGGTTTTAAAAACGGTATGTCGCTGGCGCTCATCGTAATGGCGCTCGGAACGCTGATATTCATCCCGGCGGCCGAGATGGCTTCCTACCCGCTGTTCCTGGTGGGTTTATTTACAATAGGTATCGGCCTTACCGTATTGCAAACGGCTTCGAACCCCTATGCTACTATCCTGGGGCCACGTGAAAGCGCCGCGCAACGGATCAGTATCATGGGTATCGCCAATAAATCGGCGGGGATTATCAGTCAGGTTATTTTCGGTAAACTGCTGCTGGCAGGCGCAACCGACACCGATCCCAAAGCGGAGCTCGACAAGGTGGCGATGCCATATCTCGTGCTGACGGCCGTTCTGGTGGCTTTGGCGGTCATTATCAGGATGTCGAGAGGGCTTGTCGAAGTAAGCGAGGAAGAGGACGACGCGCCCGTCGCAGCCCAGCAAGCTACTGCTCAGAAAACCAGCGTTTTGCAATTTCCTAACCTTGTACTGGGTGTCCTCGCATTATTCTGCTACGTGGGTGCGGAGGTAATTGCTGGCGATACCATTATCAGCTATGGCGTGTCGCTGGGCTTTCCCGAAGAAGAGGCCCGTCTGTTTGGCACCTACACCTTATATGGTATGATGACCGGCTACATTCTCGGGATCGTGCTGATCCCGAGGTATGTATCCCAGCAGGCATATTTGATGTTCTCGGCCGTTCTGGGCCTGGTGGTAACCGTAATCGCCATTAATTCGACCGGTTTTACTTCGGTACTTTGCATTGCCATTCTGGGTTTTGCCAATGCGGTGATCTGGCCGGCCTTGTGGCCGCTGGCACTGAGTGGCCTGGGTAAATTCACAAAAATCGCATCCGCCTTGCTCGTAATGGGTATTTCCGGCGGCGCCATATTACCTTTGGTGTACGGAAGCATCGCCGACTCGATCGGAAGTACGCAGAAAGCTTACTGGATTTTGGTTCCACTTTACATTTATATGCTGTATTTCGGCCTGATCGGTCACAAAAAGAAAAGCTGGTAG
- a CDS encoding galactokinase family protein: MRISTPGRICFFGEHQDYLGLPVIAAAISRRISVEGSYRDDNKIILNLPDLGSKEEFTLDTTFPYVKPRDYFRSTVNVVRRKGLTFSKGFEVTIHGNIPINSGTSSSSALIVSWAHFLDKLSDNPLNFSPKELGEIANAAEVLEFGEPGGMMDNYSTAIGNVIYLESTPVIKVETLTPRLGTFVLGDSLEPKDTLGIIARCRYGMEEVIKIVTDHDPAFSIFTTPVEKLGDYRSVLSGDQLSLLKANIEDRDILVEGKALLIDSAENHAGTGFDKHFGSLLYKHYQNLRDHKRTSTPKIERMMNAALNAGALGGKINGSGGGGCMFAYAPTHAEEVAEAIEREGGKSYIITVDKGTRIEG, from the coding sequence ATGAGGATTTCAACTCCCGGCCGTATCTGCTTTTTCGGGGAACACCAGGATTACCTGGGGCTCCCCGTGATCGCGGCGGCCATATCGCGAAGAATTAGCGTCGAAGGCAGTTATCGCGATGACAATAAAATAATACTAAACCTGCCCGATCTGGGCTCGAAAGAGGAATTTACACTCGATACGACCTTCCCTTACGTCAAGCCGCGCGACTATTTCCGCAGCACCGTCAATGTCGTCAGGAGAAAAGGCCTGACGTTCTCGAAAGGCTTCGAAGTGACCATTCACGGCAATATTCCCATCAATTCCGGAACATCCAGCTCGTCGGCGCTCATCGTTTCATGGGCGCATTTTCTGGACAAGCTCAGCGACAATCCGCTTAACTTTTCCCCAAAAGAACTCGGAGAAATAGCAAATGCGGCGGAAGTGCTCGAATTCGGCGAACCCGGTGGTATGATGGACAACTATTCTACGGCCATCGGCAACGTCATTTATCTCGAATCGACGCCAGTCATTAAAGTAGAGACATTAACCCCCAGGCTCGGCACATTCGTGCTCGGCGATTCGCTGGAACCCAAAGACACGCTGGGCATCATAGCCCGTTGCCGCTACGGAATGGAGGAAGTAATCAAAATCGTCACCGATCACGATCCCGCATTTTCCATTTTCACCACGCCGGTCGAAAAGCTGGGGGATTACAGATCGGTGCTCTCGGGCGATCAGCTAAGCCTGCTGAAAGCCAACATCGAGGACCGCGACATCCTCGTCGAGGGCAAAGCCCTGCTGATCGATAGCGCCGAAAACCACGCCGGTACCGGTTTCGACAAGCACTTCGGAAGCCTCCTCTACAAGCATTACCAGAATCTCCGCGACCATAAACGCACCTCCACCCCCAAAATCGAACGCATGATGAACGCCGCATTGAATGCGGGCGCATTGGGCGGAAAAATCAACGGCTCAGGCGGAGGCGGCTGCATGTTCGCCTACGCGCCTACGCACGCGGAAGAAGTGGCCGAAGCCATCGAGCGCGAAGGCGGGAAGAGTTACATCATTACGGTGGACAAGGGTACCCGGATCGAAGGATAA
- a CDS encoding sugar phosphate isomerase/epimerase family protein, with protein sequence MDFSRRDFLKKAGASALAATAFTDLFAEPAAKKLWFDISLAEWSLHKALFAKKLTNLDFPELAKKEFGISIVEYVNQFFKDKAEDKTYLAELLKRAKDNGVTNHLIMIDGEGGLGELDAAVRNKAVENHYKWVEAAKYLGCKTIRVNAFGKGSDEEIAKAAVDGLGKLGEFAAKTGINVIVENHGGSSSNGKWLSGVMKQVNLKNVGTLPDFGNFCIKRSANGCEESYDRYQGTQELMPYAKGVSAKTYDFDEKGNCIETDYAKILKIVKASGFKGIAGIEYEGSKLSEYDGIKATKALLERVGPTV encoded by the coding sequence ATGGACTTTTCCCGTCGCGATTTCCTTAAAAAGGCCGGAGCCTCCGCGCTTGCCGCCACTGCATTCACGGATCTGTTTGCCGAACCGGCCGCTAAAAAACTCTGGTTTGACATTTCACTGGCCGAATGGTCGCTGCATAAGGCTCTTTTCGCGAAAAAACTCACCAACCTCGACTTCCCCGAACTTGCCAAAAAAGAGTTCGGTATCTCGATTGTCGAATATGTAAACCAGTTTTTCAAAGACAAAGCAGAAGATAAAACCTACCTTGCCGAGCTGCTCAAAAGAGCCAAGGACAATGGTGTGACCAACCACCTGATCATGATCGACGGCGAAGGCGGCCTGGGCGAGCTGGATGCCGCGGTTCGTAACAAAGCCGTTGAAAACCACTATAAATGGGTGGAAGCCGCCAAATACCTCGGTTGCAAAACCATCCGGGTAAATGCATTCGGTAAAGGTTCCGACGAGGAAATCGCGAAAGCTGCGGTGGACGGCCTGGGTAAGCTGGGTGAATTCGCCGCCAAAACGGGCATCAATGTAATCGTGGAAAACCACGGCGGTTCTTCGTCAAACGGCAAATGGTTGTCGGGCGTGATGAAGCAGGTGAATCTGAAAAACGTAGGCACCCTGCCCGATTTCGGTAACTTCTGTATCAAACGTTCGGCCAACGGCTGCGAGGAATCCTACGACCGTTACCAGGGAACACAGGAACTCATGCCTTATGCAAAAGGTGTAAGTGCCAAAACGTACGATTTCGACGAGAAAGGCAACTGTATCGAAACCGATTATGCCAAGATCCTGAAAATCGTGAAAGCCAGCGGCTTCAAAGGCATCGCCGGCATCGAATACGAAGGAAGCAAGCTCTCGGAATACGACGGCATCAAAGCCACGAAAGCACTCCTGGAGCGCGTCGGGCCAACCGTATAA